Proteins encoded within one genomic window of Granulicella pectinivorans:
- a CDS encoding glycoside hydrolase family 43 protein, translating to MRLSPTGAYPLPLVFRNLSVAAVLALCSLAHAQTKPSQVWVADQGDGTYVNPVLNADYSDPDAIRVGNDFYLVASSFDQVPGLPILHSKDLVNWELIGHALSEQPPVEVYAKTQHGNGVWAPAIRQHAGMFYIYYPDPEYGIYVTKAAKITGPWSTPKLVRAAKGWIDPCPLWDTDGNAYLINGMAGSRSGIKNVLILSRMSPDGEHMLDDGTIIIDGHGQDLTVEGPKIYKRNGFYYVFAPGGGVPTGYQLVYRAKDIYGPYERRVVLSKGSTPTNGPHQGAWVETAAGEGWFLHFQDRGPYGRVTHLEPLQWEHDWPVVGKDGEPVLRYKKPAVAVVSKVMTPPDSDEFDSARLGLQWQWQANPVAGWALPSQALGVLRLLNVPVDAVLGERLWTAPNVLTQKLPATAFTVTTKLNLASHSVGDRSGLVLLGQDYAYVATRRTEKGLVLVYGVSHDAGAETETVIRPLQGETVYLRMQLSEGARAQFFASEDGTHFTPAGEVFQARTGVWIGAKVGLFAQGPAMRGERSYVDVDWFRFER from the coding sequence ATGCGTCTCTCCCCGACTGGAGCCTACCCTTTGCCGCTCGTCTTTCGAAATCTCTCCGTTGCCGCTGTTCTTGCTCTTTGTTCTCTTGCGCATGCACAGACGAAGCCCTCGCAGGTGTGGGTTGCCGACCAGGGTGACGGCACGTATGTGAATCCGGTGCTGAACGCCGATTACTCCGACCCGGATGCGATTCGTGTGGGCAATGATTTTTATCTTGTCGCCTCGAGCTTCGACCAGGTGCCGGGGCTGCCGATTCTGCACTCGAAGGACCTGGTGAACTGGGAGCTGATTGGCCATGCGCTGTCGGAGCAGCCGCCGGTGGAGGTGTATGCGAAGACACAGCATGGCAATGGGGTGTGGGCTCCGGCGATCCGTCAGCATGCGGGGATGTTTTACATCTACTATCCGGATCCGGAGTATGGAATCTATGTGACGAAGGCCGCGAAGATTACGGGACCGTGGTCGACGCCGAAGCTGGTGCGTGCGGCGAAGGGCTGGATCGATCCGTGCCCGCTGTGGGATACGGATGGCAACGCGTATCTGATCAATGGCATGGCGGGGAGCCGGTCGGGCATCAAGAACGTGTTGATCCTGAGCCGCATGTCGCCGGATGGGGAACACATGCTCGATGATGGGACGATCATCATCGATGGGCATGGGCAGGACCTTACGGTGGAGGGGCCGAAGATCTATAAGCGGAATGGGTTCTACTATGTTTTTGCGCCGGGGGGCGGCGTGCCGACTGGATACCAGCTTGTGTATCGCGCGAAGGATATCTATGGGCCGTATGAGCGCAGGGTTGTCCTGTCCAAGGGGAGTACGCCGACCAACGGTCCGCACCAGGGGGCGTGGGTGGAGACGGCCGCGGGCGAAGGATGGTTTCTGCACTTTCAGGATCGCGGGCCGTATGGACGGGTGACGCATCTTGAACCGCTGCAGTGGGAGCATGACTGGCCGGTGGTGGGCAAGGATGGCGAACCGGTGCTGCGGTATAAGAAGCCTGCGGTCGCGGTGGTAAGCAAGGTGATGACGCCTCCGGATTCGGATGAGTTCGACTCCGCTCGCCTTGGGTTGCAGTGGCAGTGGCAGGCGAATCCCGTTGCGGGGTGGGCGCTGCCCTCGCAGGCTCTTGGCGTGCTGCGCCTGCTGAATGTGCCGGTGGATGCCGTGCTGGGCGAGAGGCTGTGGACGGCTCCGAATGTGCTGACGCAAAAGCTGCCCGCAACGGCGTTTACGGTGACGACGAAGCTGAACCTTGCGTCGCACTCGGTGGGGGATCGCAGCGGTCTGGTACTGCTTGGGCAGGACTATGCGTATGTCGCGACGCGGCGTACGGAGAAGGGGCTTGTCCTGGTCTATGGCGTGAGCCACGATGCAGGCGCGGAGACGGAGACCGTCATCCGGCCGCTTCAGGGAGAGACGGTTTACCTGCGGATGCAGTTGAGCGAGGGGGCGAGGGCGCAGTTTTTTGCGAGCGAAGATGGCACGCACTTTACACCGGCGGGAGAGGTGTTCCAGGCACGTACGGGAGTCTGGATTGGCGCGAAGGTGGGTCTCTTTGCACAAGGGCCGGCGATGCGTGGAGAACGCAGCTACGTCGATGTCGATTGGTTCCGCTTCGAACGCTGA
- a CDS encoding M28 family peptidase, with the protein MIRSTTVRTKAFTTMRRAALLFLAATACTAQSPANPASLITPADLKADIYFLASDDMAGRNIGSIEDHIATDYIAAEFMRLGLKPVGDNGTYFQNMDILSGDVDKQHTTLTAKLDGVDHTYAIDKDFRWNRQSLRADNACGPILFAGYGISAPEFAYDDLAGTDLKGKVVMVFGREPQAGDPTSRFMGTLDSYHAFFWDKVEELRKRGAAAVLIVQDRVPRSVKPIPASAVRSAGGPSYALAGQMWDLPVFTIDRDVADRMLAASGKTSDALQAGIDHTLKPQTFEVPRSSVCLTKAYTGLKTIHGRNVVAMLEGSDPALKAQTIILTAHHDHMGVIDGHIFHGADDNASGVAGILGVARAMVKGGVKPKRSVLFIAYDGEERIFLGSYFYVTHPIVPLANTVANINLDMIGRDEEDPNWPLPTDHNANMVNVLGTRYNLSLRRIIDTGNKEGLKLDYKMDTVDPDSLWSRSDHFWFATLHIPQVEFQTGLHHDYHTENDSWDRINYPKLTRIVRLVFRSVDELAGSSEKIAFTPAGTPAK; encoded by the coding sequence ATGATCCGCAGCACCACGGTAAGGACCAAAGCTTTCACCACGATGCGTCGCGCAGCGCTGCTGTTCTTGGCAGCGACGGCATGCACCGCACAGTCGCCGGCAAATCCCGCAAGCCTGATTACACCGGCGGATCTGAAAGCCGACATCTACTTCCTCGCCTCGGACGATATGGCGGGCCGCAACATCGGCAGCATCGAAGACCACATCGCCACCGACTACATCGCGGCGGAGTTCATGCGCCTCGGCCTGAAACCAGTTGGCGACAACGGCACCTACTTTCAGAACATGGACATCCTCTCCGGCGACGTGGACAAGCAGCACACAACGCTCACCGCGAAGCTCGATGGCGTCGACCATACCTACGCCATCGACAAGGATTTCCGCTGGAATCGCCAAAGCCTCCGCGCCGACAACGCCTGTGGCCCCATCCTCTTCGCGGGATACGGCATCTCCGCCCCGGAGTTTGCCTACGACGATCTCGCCGGCACCGATCTCAAGGGTAAGGTGGTCATGGTCTTCGGCCGCGAGCCGCAGGCCGGCGATCCCACATCCAGGTTCATGGGCACGCTCGACAGCTATCACGCCTTCTTCTGGGACAAGGTCGAGGAACTCCGCAAGCGCGGCGCAGCAGCCGTACTCATCGTGCAGGACCGCGTCCCCCGCAGCGTAAAACCCATCCCCGCAAGCGCCGTACGCTCAGCGGGAGGCCCGTCCTACGCGCTCGCCGGGCAGATGTGGGATCTGCCGGTCTTCACCATCGATCGAGACGTTGCCGACCGGATGCTGGCAGCCAGCGGCAAGACCTCCGACGCCCTGCAGGCCGGAATCGACCACACCCTGAAGCCTCAAACCTTCGAAGTGCCGCGTAGTTCCGTCTGCCTGACCAAAGCCTACACAGGACTCAAGACAATCCACGGGCGCAACGTCGTGGCGATGCTCGAGGGCTCCGACCCAGCCCTCAAAGCACAGACCATCATCCTTACCGCGCATCACGATCACATGGGCGTCATCGACGGTCACATCTTCCACGGCGCGGACGACAACGCCTCCGGCGTCGCAGGCATCCTCGGCGTGGCCCGCGCGATGGTGAAGGGAGGAGTCAAACCAAAGCGAAGCGTACTCTTCATCGCGTACGACGGCGAAGAGCGCATCTTCCTCGGCTCCTATTTTTACGTCACCCATCCCATCGTTCCGCTCGCGAACACGGTAGCGAACATCAACCTCGACATGATCGGCCGCGACGAAGAAGATCCCAACTGGCCTTTGCCCACGGACCACAACGCCAACATGGTGAACGTCCTCGGAACGCGCTACAACCTGAGCCTGCGACGCATCATCGACACCGGCAACAAGGAAGGGTTGAAGCTCGACTACAAGATGGACACCGTGGATCCCGACTCCCTCTGGTCGCGCAGCGATCACTTCTGGTTCGCCACCCTGCACATTCCGCAGGTCGAGTTCCAGACCGGTCTTCACCATGACTACCACACCGAAAACGATAGCTGGGACCGCATCAACTATCCCAAGCTCACCAGAATCGTGCGTCTGGTCTTCCGTTCCGTCGACGAGTTGGCTGGGTCGTCGGAGAAGATCGCCTTCACGCCCGCAGGCACACCCGCAAAGTAA
- a CDS encoding aminotransferase class V-fold PLP-dependent enzyme, with translation MAKTTGWSRRDVLKQSGMLSVAGAVNVLAPATLHAAAPAKNGKPAAGQVLSAHEVPFTDGDFHDNLFTRIGLRPLINCRGTITAVSGSTSLPEVKQAMYNASLYHVRMDEMMDAVGAELGKLCGAEWGIATTGTAAATCQATIACIAGTDIEKSQALPYIKKKDQVVIPKTSRNPYDIGVRMCGAEMVEFSTPEELEAKISDRTAMLYILANPRWDDTPMSTKNLAAICKAKGVPVFVDAAATEPDLPNPHLAAGADLVAYSGGKCMRGPQSAGLLIGNKSLCKAAYFQGSPHHNYGRAMKCSKEETMGLLAAVRAWRKRDHAAEQVMWMGWMQQIADKMKGLPSVKATVLPPPPVGSIDRCPGVRIEWDAAVTKITGTELSRKLDDGAVRISLGGTGTRPDHMKSSVIVWAYILTPVEVGIVGDAIYEALTKPGVYPDPIVPTGEPASVAGNWAVTIHYVRGTGEQRFVLSQSGNDLTGEQQGEIYHAPFKGAVHADQVVLTSSLPVTGYPIPCNFKGTVKGNTMTGTVTMGEYGEATWEAVRA, from the coding sequence ATGGCAAAGACGACAGGTTGGTCGCGACGGGATGTACTGAAGCAGTCTGGAATGTTGTCGGTTGCGGGCGCGGTCAACGTCCTCGCCCCCGCAACGCTGCACGCCGCCGCTCCGGCGAAGAACGGAAAGCCCGCCGCAGGACAGGTATTGTCCGCGCATGAAGTCCCCTTTACCGACGGAGACTTTCACGACAACCTCTTCACCCGCATCGGCCTGCGCCCTCTCATCAACTGTCGAGGCACCATCACGGCGGTCAGCGGATCCACCTCCCTGCCCGAGGTCAAGCAGGCCATGTACAACGCCTCGCTCTACCACGTCCGCATGGACGAGATGATGGACGCGGTCGGCGCGGAACTCGGCAAGCTCTGCGGTGCGGAGTGGGGCATCGCGACCACGGGCACCGCCGCCGCCACCTGCCAGGCCACCATCGCCTGCATCGCCGGAACCGACATCGAGAAAAGTCAGGCGCTACCCTACATCAAGAAGAAGGACCAGGTCGTCATCCCGAAGACCTCGCGCAATCCATACGACATCGGCGTACGCATGTGCGGGGCCGAGATGGTAGAGTTCTCCACGCCGGAAGAGCTCGAGGCAAAGATCAGCGATCGCACCGCCATGCTCTACATCCTCGCCAACCCGCGCTGGGACGATACCCCGATGAGCACGAAGAACCTAGCTGCCATCTGCAAAGCCAAGGGCGTGCCGGTGTTTGTCGATGCCGCCGCAACCGAACCGGATCTGCCAAACCCGCACCTCGCAGCCGGTGCCGATCTCGTCGCCTACTCAGGCGGCAAATGCATGCGCGGCCCGCAATCCGCCGGGCTCCTCATCGGCAACAAGTCCCTCTGCAAGGCCGCCTACTTCCAGGGTTCTCCGCACCACAACTACGGCCGCGCCATGAAGTGCAGCAAGGAAGAGACGATGGGCCTCCTCGCCGCCGTCAGAGCATGGCGCAAGCGCGACCACGCCGCCGAACAAGTCATGTGGATGGGCTGGATGCAGCAGATTGCAGACAAGATGAAGGGCTTGCCCTCGGTCAAGGCGACCGTCTTGCCGCCGCCTCCAGTCGGCTCCATCGATCGCTGCCCCGGGGTCAGAATCGAGTGGGACGCAGCCGTAACGAAGATCACCGGCACGGAGTTGTCCAGGAAACTCGACGACGGCGCAGTCCGCATCTCACTCGGCGGCACAGGCACGCGCCCTGACCACATGAAGAGCTCGGTCATCGTATGGGCCTACATCCTCACGCCCGTGGAAGTCGGGATCGTCGGCGATGCGATCTACGAAGCCTTAACGAAGCCCGGCGTCTATCCCGACCCCATCGTACCCACTGGCGAACCCGCATCCGTCGCAGGTAACTGGGCCGTGACCATCCACTACGTGCGCGGCACCGGCGAGCAACGCTTCGTCCTCTCCCAGAGCGGCAACGACCTCACCGGCGAGCAGCAGGGAGAGATCTACCATGCTCCATTCAAAGGAGCCGTACACGCGGATCAGGTCGTCCTCACAAGCAGCCTGCCCGTGACGGGCTATCCCATCCCCTGCAACTTCAAAGGCACCGTCAAAGGCAACACCATGACGGGCACGGTCACCATGGGAGAATACGGCGAAGCCACCTGGGAGGCCGTGCGAGCCTGA
- a CDS encoding acyltransferase family protein — translation MTIATSSSNSRLPELQTWNRPIKALDGIRGTALLCVFCLHLLGSNQLPGHRLINLMLKVSGAGWVGVDLFFALSGFLITGILFDSVGTARYLRNFYLRRACRIFPLYYGFILLLVCIFTVIVPLRLRPISFLPLFMQNTPLWWSNIHGGRVADASFHLWSLAVEEQFYLVWPLVIFVVRERRRLLWIAAMLACAAPLIRIFLLAHGSPLEATYKLTFCRMDALLGGAWLALMVRGAYGGRVQAYAPKAFLIAVTGCLAIAWRTGDFYWERNLAINRFGYSLLAIAATSLIAMALNGESLVARVMTAKPLRFVGRYSFGLYLFQPLVSVLLAIRFARSLHAHIASPLLYRVLLESIVLAITFAVALLSFRYFETPFLRLKRFGQAEEVKEAMHRPQPLSAAGAIVSRLQRT, via the coding sequence ATGACGATAGCAACCTCATCTTCCAATTCACGTTTGCCAGAACTTCAAACATGGAATCGTCCTATCAAGGCTCTCGATGGGATCCGAGGCACAGCTTTACTCTGTGTCTTCTGCCTTCATCTGTTGGGCTCAAATCAGCTGCCCGGACATCGATTGATCAATCTGATGCTGAAGGTGAGCGGTGCGGGCTGGGTGGGGGTGGATCTATTTTTTGCACTTTCCGGGTTTCTGATCACGGGAATTTTATTCGATTCGGTTGGTACCGCGCGTTATCTTCGAAACTTCTATCTGCGTCGTGCGTGTCGCATTTTTCCTTTGTACTATGGCTTTATTTTGTTGCTGGTCTGCATTTTTACAGTGATTGTGCCTCTCCGTCTTCGACCTATATCGTTTCTTCCTCTTTTTATGCAGAACACGCCACTCTGGTGGAGCAATATCCACGGAGGGAGGGTTGCGGATGCCTCTTTTCATCTTTGGTCGCTCGCCGTCGAAGAGCAGTTCTATCTTGTCTGGCCGCTTGTGATTTTCGTGGTTCGCGAGAGACGACGGCTGCTTTGGATCGCGGCGATGCTTGCGTGCGCGGCACCGCTTATCCGGATCTTCCTGCTGGCCCATGGCTCTCCTCTTGAAGCTACTTACAAGCTCACCTTCTGCAGGATGGATGCGTTGCTGGGAGGGGCGTGGCTGGCCCTGATGGTTCGCGGAGCCTATGGCGGGAGGGTGCAAGCCTATGCGCCCAAGGCGTTCTTGATCGCGGTGACGGGATGTCTCGCGATCGCGTGGAGGACGGGGGATTTCTATTGGGAGAGGAACCTTGCGATCAATCGGTTTGGGTATAGCCTGCTCGCGATTGCGGCAACATCGCTGATCGCCATGGCACTGAACGGAGAGTCGTTGGTTGCGCGCGTGATGACCGCGAAGCCGCTTCGCTTTGTCGGACGCTATAGCTTCGGGCTCTATCTCTTTCAGCCTCTGGTCAGTGTGCTTCTCGCGATTCGCTTTGCCCGTTCACTGCACGCGCATATTGCTTCGCCGCTGCTCTACCGTGTGTTGCTGGAATCGATCGTTCTTGCGATTACCTTTGCGGTGGCACTGTTGAGTTTCCGGTATTTCGAAACTCCGTTTCTGAGACTCAAGAGATTCGGTCAGGCGGAAGAGGTGAAGGAGGCGATGCACCGGCCGCAGCCATTGTCCGCGGCCGGTGCGATCGTGAGCCGGTTGCAAAGGACTTGA
- a CDS encoding putative nucleotide-diphospho-sugar transferase: MSANVRKLVFSLGKALMRASLWVPAIAVLMYYDALDGSDRKAKIRMLYCFLMARHSRTARGLYVKLLRRNLDRSAEANFALAVVAYRFERYRLAGLIDRRTARQAHPPVAAAVARTMARFDEAILSGAIYDMVAAMVDRLPLAAGEDVVLVAAGERYLGLFGLWLEQARKHIRGRIFGLAMDAGAFAAMGEALDGGVVDLSTFFVFDEHGKVDDRCRQVLWIVRVLFLREIVRRGHRLLSIDLDAVAMGDLASMLDRMPEADIVVQKDYSIPQEVARKLGFIVCCGFMVFSPTQATKDFLDRYVKRTMHELDDQAAINHMIADAGVADVVTTSESMSFRADGVRWVCPDKTLVSRDIATGKVIRHFHQGQSVDELRALLGLG, translated from the coding sequence ATGAGCGCTAATGTGAGGAAGCTGGTTTTTTCGCTGGGCAAGGCTCTGATGCGGGCGAGTCTCTGGGTGCCTGCGATTGCGGTTCTGATGTACTACGATGCGCTGGACGGCTCGGATCGCAAGGCGAAGATCCGCATGCTGTACTGCTTTCTGATGGCGCGGCACAGTCGCACGGCGCGGGGTCTTTATGTGAAGCTTCTGCGGCGCAATCTGGATCGTTCGGCAGAGGCGAACTTTGCGCTGGCTGTGGTGGCGTATCGCTTTGAGCGTTACCGGCTGGCAGGGCTGATCGACCGGCGCACGGCACGGCAAGCACACCCGCCGGTGGCTGCCGCGGTGGCGCGCACCATGGCGCGATTCGACGAGGCGATTCTCTCGGGTGCGATCTATGACATGGTGGCCGCGATGGTCGATCGTCTTCCGCTGGCAGCGGGTGAGGATGTTGTCCTGGTGGCTGCGGGGGAGCGTTACCTTGGGCTCTTCGGGCTTTGGCTGGAGCAGGCGCGCAAGCATATCCGTGGACGGATCTTCGGGCTGGCCATGGATGCGGGCGCGTTCGCGGCCATGGGTGAGGCTCTCGATGGCGGCGTTGTCGATCTGTCCACTTTCTTTGTCTTCGATGAGCATGGCAAAGTGGACGATCGCTGCCGACAGGTTCTGTGGATTGTGCGGGTTTTGTTCCTCCGCGAGATTGTGCGGCGTGGGCATCGTCTGCTTTCGATCGATCTGGATGCGGTTGCGATGGGCGATCTTGCGTCGATGCTGGACCGCATGCCTGAAGCAGATATCGTGGTGCAGAAGGACTATTCGATTCCGCAGGAGGTTGCGCGGAAGCTTGGGTTTATTGTGTGCTGCGGCTTTATGGTCTTTTCGCCGACGCAGGCGACGAAGGATTTTCTGGATCGCTATGTGAAGCGCACGATGCATGAACTGGACGACCAGGCCGCGATCAATCATATGATTGCGGATGCCGGCGTGGCGGATGTGGTGACGACGAGTGAGTCGATGAGCTTCCGTGCGGATGGGGTGCGGTGGGTGTGCCCGGATAAGACGCTGGTGTCGCGGGATATTGCTACGGGCAAGGTAATACGGCATTTCCACCAGGGGCAAAGTGTGGATGAGTTGCGTGCGCTGCTAGGGCTTGGCTAG
- a CDS encoding lipopolysaccharide biosynthesis protein, producing the protein MNVRRILQLLFTSLLGQGITVISQLLIPPFFLRFFGLEVYGEWIALSASVDYLGTLNYGIQNYANNQTTILYNGGDVKGAKDIQASAFRLLLLLFVSFAVLGVAVFFIPIASLLHLKHENAHVAALALYLLILRVAFNMMFSLLANSYMVVGQLHRGNYFQSAQRLFMVLAMALAIFLHASFPVLAAIQLGSLFLFFFLILIDVSRTAPVLLPDLRYGSWKQVRQIIKPSGHFGLIAMAGFLTWQGPVLMIQIVLGSAQVGIFQLVRTVFQMSRQILSIASNTISQDITLLVGKNDWRQLRRLYDLSERIVLFLIPIVSIGSLLMCPFLFTVWLHKRNLYDWKLCCMMAIISAVLGIKEHKTQFQSSSNKHEDLSVFILVGYAAMLLVSIGTMKFLGLYGFLGTWLLWEMIQTQFVLGLNDKMFPKEYRISTQPIVRLTIFMTIAFLLAGYPAYREVNWPLAWTVVCAVSVTAVFGIAGYFVFEVDEIRGLLASRFKNRFAPKASTT; encoded by the coding sequence ATGAACGTGCGCCGCATTCTTCAGCTCCTGTTTACCAGCCTTCTGGGCCAGGGCATTACCGTCATTTCGCAGTTGCTGATTCCGCCGTTTTTCCTTCGCTTCTTCGGGCTCGAGGTGTATGGCGAGTGGATCGCGTTGAGCGCTTCGGTGGATTACCTGGGGACCTTGAACTATGGGATCCAGAACTACGCCAATAACCAGACGACGATTCTGTATAACGGCGGCGACGTGAAGGGCGCGAAGGATATCCAGGCGAGCGCTTTCCGGCTGCTTCTTCTGCTGTTTGTTTCGTTCGCCGTGCTTGGAGTGGCCGTCTTCTTTATCCCGATTGCCTCGCTGTTGCACCTGAAGCATGAGAACGCTCATGTCGCGGCTCTCGCGCTCTATCTGCTGATCCTGCGGGTGGCGTTCAACATGATGTTCAGCCTGCTGGCGAACAGCTACATGGTGGTTGGCCAACTGCATCGCGGAAACTACTTCCAGAGTGCACAGCGCCTGTTTATGGTGCTGGCGATGGCGTTGGCTATCTTTCTGCATGCGTCCTTCCCGGTGCTTGCCGCCATTCAGCTTGGGTCGCTGTTTCTGTTCTTCTTCCTGATCCTGATTGACGTGAGCCGAACTGCCCCGGTGCTGCTTCCCGATCTGCGCTACGGAAGCTGGAAGCAGGTGCGTCAGATCATCAAGCCGAGCGGGCACTTCGGGCTGATCGCGATGGCTGGATTTCTTACGTGGCAGGGGCCTGTGCTGATGATCCAGATTGTGCTGGGTTCAGCGCAGGTGGGTATCTTCCAGTTGGTGCGTACGGTGTTCCAGATGTCGCGGCAGATTCTTTCGATTGCGAGCAATACGATCTCGCAGGACATTACGCTGCTGGTGGGCAAGAACGACTGGCGGCAACTGCGGCGGCTGTACGATCTTTCCGAGCGGATTGTGCTGTTCCTGATTCCGATTGTCAGCATCGGCAGCCTGCTGATGTGTCCGTTCCTGTTTACGGTGTGGCTGCACAAGCGCAATCTGTATGACTGGAAGCTGTGCTGCATGATGGCGATCATCTCCGCCGTGCTGGGCATCAAGGAACACAAGACGCAGTTTCAGTCGTCGAGCAACAAGCATGAGGATCTTTCGGTCTTCATCCTGGTGGGCTATGCCGCGATGCTGCTGGTGTCGATTGGGACGATGAAGTTTCTCGGGCTGTATGGCTTCCTGGGGACCTGGCTTCTCTGGGAGATGATTCAGACGCAGTTCGTGCTGGGGTTGAACGACAAGATGTTCCCGAAGGAGTATCGGATCAGCACGCAGCCGATTGTGCGTCTTACGATCTTTATGACGATCGCGTTTCTGCTGGCGGGGTATCCTGCGTATCGCGAGGTCAACTGGCCACTGGCATGGACGGTAGTGTGTGCGGTGTCGGTCACGGCTGTTTTCGGCATAGCGGGGTACTTTGTGTTTGAAGTGGATGAGATTCGTGGGTTGCTGGCATCGCGCTTCAAGAATCGCTTCGCCCCCAAAGCCAGCACGACCTAG
- a CDS encoding oxidoreductase translates to MSQKPLRVSLIGYGYVGKTFHAPLICAVEGLALTVVGSSRPDDVHAMYPDARVCSFEEAAVADDVDLVVIATPNTSHFPLAAAALRAGKHVVVDKPFTTTLADARELVALAKEHDRLLSVFHNRRWDSEVLATKAVLESGALGRVTHYECHMDRFRPVVRKRWREDQGEGAGLWFDLGPHLIDQAVHLFGLPEAVTASFGTLRDGGQTDDWAHVLLTYPGLRVILNSTLLAAGRGPRTTVHGTAATWMKYGADTQEPQLQAGMLPSDPLFGHDPDPGILIDGATGERTEIPAPRGLQQGYYEEIRDAILSGQPPRLTGKDAIAVMAILETTFASGREGRTLPLPLTEEERHDWKTKG, encoded by the coding sequence ATGTCACAGAAACCTCTTCGCGTCTCTCTGATTGGATACGGCTATGTCGGCAAGACCTTTCATGCTCCGTTGATCTGCGCGGTGGAGGGGTTGGCACTTACCGTTGTTGGATCGAGCCGTCCGGACGATGTGCACGCGATGTATCCGGATGCGCGGGTGTGCTCGTTCGAAGAGGCTGCGGTTGCCGACGATGTAGACCTCGTGGTGATTGCGACGCCGAATACCAGCCACTTTCCGCTGGCGGCGGCGGCGCTCAGGGCGGGGAAGCATGTTGTGGTCGATAAGCCCTTTACCACGACGCTGGCCGATGCGCGTGAGTTGGTGGCTCTGGCGAAGGAGCATGATCGTCTGCTGTCGGTCTTTCACAATCGGCGCTGGGATAGCGAGGTGCTGGCGACGAAGGCTGTGCTGGAGTCGGGTGCGCTGGGCAGGGTGACCCACTATGAGTGCCACATGGATCGCTTTCGGCCGGTGGTACGCAAGCGGTGGCGCGAGGACCAGGGCGAGGGGGCGGGGTTGTGGTTCGACCTGGGGCCTCACCTGATCGACCAGGCGGTGCATCTGTTTGGGCTTCCTGAGGCGGTCACGGCTAGCTTTGGGACGCTGCGCGATGGCGGACAGACGGATGACTGGGCGCATGTGCTGCTGACGTATCCGGGGTTGCGCGTGATTCTGAACAGCACGCTGCTGGCCGCGGGACGGGGGCCACGCACTACGGTGCATGGGACGGCTGCGACGTGGATGAAGTACGGCGCGGATACGCAGGAGCCGCAGCTCCAGGCCGGGATGCTTCCGAGCGACCCGCTCTTTGGGCACGATCCCGACCCAGGCATTCTGATCGACGGGGCTACGGGTGAGCGGACGGAGATTCCTGCGCCGAGGGGGCTGCAGCAGGGGTACTACGAGGAGATTCGCGACGCGATCCTGTCCGGGCAGCCGCCACGGCTTACGGGCAAAGACGCGATTGCCGTGATGGCTATTCTCGAGACGACCTTCGCGTCTGGCCGCGAGGGACGGACGCTGCCCCTTCCTCTTACGGAAGAGGAGCGTCACGATTGGAAAACGAAGGGGTAG